AAAGCCGCTCATTCAATATGGCGTAGAGGAGGCTTTAGAATCTGGCTGCTATGATATAGGAATTGTTACAGGGCGCGGGAAGCGGAGCATTGAAGACCATTTTGATATAAACTATGAGTTAGAGCATCAAATATCTGGCACAGATAAAGAAAAATTGCTTGAAAGCATTAGGCGGCTTACAAGCTCTTGCACATTTTCATATACAAGGCAAAATGAAATGCGCGGCTTAGGGCATGCTATCCTTACAGGTGAAACACTCATCGGGCAGGAGGCGTTTGCTGTGGTGCTAGCTGATGACTTGTGTGCTAATCCTAAGGGCAAGGGCGTGCTTGCTCAAATGGTGGAGTTATACAAAAAATATCGCTGCTCTATTGTCGCTATTGAGGAAGTGGATAAAAATGAAGTGGATAAATATGGGATTATACAAGGCGAAGAGATAGAATCTAGCGTATATCGTGTGAGTGATATGATAGAAAAGCCTAGCAAAAATAGCGCCCCAAGTAACCTTGCCATCATCGGTAGATATATTTTAACACCTGATATTTTTGATATTTTGCGCGTTACAAAGCCGGGCAAAAAGGGTGAAATCCAAATCACAGATGCGCTTTTAGAGCAGGCAAAGCAAGGTAGAGTGCTTGCATATAAATTCGCAGGCAAGCGCTATGACTGCGGAAGCATAGATGGCTATGTCAAAGCCACACTAGAGTTTTATGAGCAGCTTAAACATTAATGTTTAATCTTAGCTTTTATGTCGTTTGCTGGCTGTCATTTTTCCTGCTCTGCTTGCCTGTTATTTTTAGCGGACTTTTAGCAGTAGCCCTTGATAATGACAAGCAAGATAACCAACCAAGCCGTCTAAGCACACTATCAAGCGAGCTTGATGAATACGCTAATAATAAAGAAAAGCTAAAAGCCTTGCTTGATGAGTTTTTAAAAACCTACAAAACCTACCCAAAAGATGGGGAGGAATACAGCCTGTGGCTTGATATTATCTCGCGCTTTGCGGTGAATATGAATCTTATGGAGGTTGATGAGGTGGTGAATTTCCAAGATACGCTTGAGAGCGCTAATCCCGAAAGCAAGCCAAGCATTAAAGAAGCCATAGGCAAAGCCCTGCAAAAGCGCGAAAATAAGCAAAAATAGACAAAGGATTGATGTTATGGATTATTTGCAAATCAGTAAAAGCCCTAACCTTAAAGGCAGTATTGCTATTTCTGGAGCGAAAAACTCTGCCCTACCTATTCTTGCGGCGACACTTTTAAGCCAAAATCCAGTGAGCATTAGCAATTTGCCCGATGTGGCTGATGTGAAAACTTTAGCCAAATTATTAGAGCATTTGGGCGTAAATATCACTTGGCATAATCCAAATAGCCTAACTGCGCAGGCAGAACACATTGTGCATACTAAAGCCATTTATGATATTGTGCGTAAAATGCGTGCCTCTGTGCTAGTGCTTGGTCCTTTGCTCACGCGCTTTGGCTATTGTGAGGTAAGCCTGCCCGGTGGTTGTGCCATTGGTGCGCGCCCTGTGGATTTGCACATTAAGGCTATGGAAAAAATGGGCGCAAAGATTGACATTAAAGGTGGCTATATCACTGCGGAGGCAAAGCATGGGCTAAAAGGAGCGGATATTTTATTTGATAAAATCACCGTTACAGGCAGTGAAAATGTTATTATGGCAGCGGCATTAGCGCATGGGAAAACGCGCATTATTAATACGGCAAAAGAACCAGAAGTGGTGCAACTCTGCGAGATATTATCTCAAAGCGGCGTGGAGATTGAGGGTATTGGCGGCAATGAGCTTGTGATATATGGCACAGGTGGTGAGCTGCTTGATTTTGCACCTATTACGGTTATACCTGATAGAATCGAAGCAGGCACTTATTTGTGCGCAGGAGCTATTACGCAATCAAAACTCACGCTCACGCATGTCCAGCCCCAGCATCTTGGCGCGATTATGGATAAGCTAGAGGAGATTGGCTTTAGTTTTGAAAAAGATGAGCATTCCCTCACTTTGCTGCCTGCTCAAAAGCTTAAATCCTTTGAGATTATCACTACTGAATATCCGGGCTTTCCTACTGATGTGCAAGCGCAGTTTATGGCTCTAGCCACGCAATGTGAAGGCACAAGCGTGATTGAGGAGCGTTTGTTTGAAAATCGCTTTATGCATGTAAGCGAGCTGCAACGTTTAGGCGCGGATATCTCACTTAAAGGCAATCATGCTAGCATCACAGGCGTTACGCAGCTTATTGGCGCTGATGTTATGGCAACAGATTTGCGCGCTAGCTCGGCTCTTATTATCGCCGCACTTGTGAGCGAGGGGACTACTAATATTCATAGAATCTATCATCTTGATAGGGGCTATGAGCGCATTGAGCATAAACTTAGAGCCATTGGCGTAAATATACAAAGGCTAAAGAGCTAAAGGACAAAGGAGCGTGATGAAATATTTTTACATATTTTTATTATGCGTGGGCGTTTTTGGCGCGGATAAAACGCAAGCAAAAAGTATGGAATATGATTTACGAATCTCCTACACAGGCGATAAAAAAGCACCCATAACCATTAAAACGCATTATTGCAAAGGCACGACTATGAAGTGCGGCACACAGACAAAAACCACTAGTGCGGGCATTGTGATTTTTAAAGCGCGCTATGTAGATGACAAATACGATGGCGCGGTAAAGAGTTATTATCCTAATGGCAAAATACGCGAGGAGCGCACATATAATGTGGGCAAAGAGGAGGGGAAGCGCGTGCTTTACTACCCTAATGGCACGATACAAGCACAGCAGGATTATAAGCTAAATAAGCGCGAGGGCGTGGGCAAGAAATTCTATGAAAATGGTGCGCTAAAAATGCAGGTAAATTACAAAGATGATATGCGTGATGGCGTGCAGCAGGAGTTTAGCAAGCAAAACATACTTATGTATGAGACATTTTATAAAGCCGGTAGAAAGCAGTGGCTCAAGCACTATGACGCGCAAGGCAAGGTCATAAAAGAGCAGAATTGCCGCTATGAAGCCTGCTACTAGCAAAGGAGCTTTTATGTATAAAATATATATGCTATGTTTAGCCCTAGCGCTTATAGGCTGCGTGGAGCAAGCGCCAAGCCCCAAAGCAAGCTCAAATAGAGAATCTACGCCGCCAAAGCCACATAAAGAATTAACTGCAGATTCTATACGCACAGAATCTGCGCGCGCGCAAAAATCATTGCCGCAAAAACCACAGCCAAAACCTCAAAACACCAAAGCCACACCAAAGCCCGCTCCAGAGCCTAAAAACTCATCTCAACAAAATATAGCGCAAAGCGATACGCAAGTAGCAAGCACTCAAGCCCCAGAGAAAATGGGCGGGGAAATAAGTGGAGAAATAAATGAGGAAGTGAAAGAGGAAATAAGCACGCAAGAAGAAAGCAAAGAGGCAATAGAGGAGGCAGAGGCAGGCGAAACAACGCAAGAGGAAGTGCAAGAAAATGGGCAGACTTACAGGGCGGCTATTACCTACAAGGCAGGCACGAAAATCAAGCATGGCAGCGAGATTCTGTATTATCTCAATGGAAGCATCGCGCAAAAGGCGTTTTATGTCGATGGCAAGCGTGAGGGGCTATATCAAATGTTTAGCCAACAGGGTGTCTTAATCTATGAGGCGCATTACAAAAATGGGCAGCTTGATGGCTTGTGCCGCCTCTTTGATGTGGCAAGCGGGCGCTTAAAGAGCGAAATGCACTTTGTAAATGGGCTGCAAGAGGGCGATATGAATATGTATTACCCAAGCGGCAAGCTATGGCATAGCCTGCAATACAAGCAGGGCAAGAAAGAGGGCGCAGCAAGGGAGTTTGATGAGCAGGGCAAGCTGGTGCGCGAGATTTTTTACAAAGATGATGTGGAGGTAAAGCGCTAGATTCTATATTTTACACATATTGCGCGTGAATATGTGTAAAGTGCAAATTTCACAATCCCTTATTTGCGGATTTATTAATGACAAAATATACAGGCAGCGTGAATGAAAGCACGCTTTTGCCATTAAGCAAATCATTAGGCGGCTTAGGCAGGGGAGAAGCGCGCTTAAAAAGTGCAACAGATTCAGAATCTAGCGCGCCATATCCGCTACTTTTGCGCAGGGCGACAAATAAGACATTGCCATTTTCATCAATGCGAATCGCCACAACGCTTGTGCCCTCCTCATTTGCAAGGATTGAGGCATTAGGATATTGTTTGTATTTGCTAATATGTGCGGCGAGCAAACCTTGATAAGTTTCTATAATATTTTGAGAATCCCCGCTAACAGGGCTTGTCACTTTATCTTGTGTGCTTGCTTTGGGTGCAGAAAGCGAAGTATCTTGCGTTTTAGAATCTACATCTTGCGCTACTTGCGCATTTGTGGGCTTAACTTGTGATTTTTGCTCTTGCTTGATATTTATCTTTTTATCCGCACGCAGGGCAATATTTGATTGCGTGAGGCTTTCTTTAGCTAGGGCTTGTGGGGTTTTAATGCTTTTACTTGCGCTCACCGCGCTCACAGCAGATTCTGTAGTTTGCTTTTTAAGCTCGCCAATGGGCAAAGTGGTGAAAGTCATCACACTTGCAAAACTTTGCGCTATTTCTCCGCTCATTCCACCTGTGTCTATATCTTGCGCGGGCTTTTTGTATAGAATCCACGCCACAAATACGCCATGCAACATAATTGAGAAGCCAAAGCCAAAAGCCCATTTCATTACTATCCTATTTTGCCACTTCTTGAGATAGCGCGATTTTATGGAAGCCCGCTACTTTCACTGCATCAATGATAGCTACTAGTCGTTCATAAGGCACAGCTTTATCCACATAAAAGTAAATAATGCTTTGCTTATCGCCCTTTGTTTTAGAATCTATGAGCGCGCCTAGGCTTTGCAGGCTTACTTTTTCCTCATTTACGCTTATTTCCTCTAAATTGATAAATAAAATTATAGGTTTTTTCTCACTATCTTGCGCGGCGGTGCTTTTGGGTAATTCAAGCTTGACTGAACTTGTAATCATAGGCGCAACCACCATAAAGATAATGAGTAAGACTAGCATTACATCAATAAAGGGCGTTACATTGATTTCGCTTAATTCCTTTTGCTCCTCGTTTGCAAGCATAATTTGCCTCTAGTTTTTTTGTGTATTTGCCTGCATAGTGTAAATAGAACGCTCGGCTATGCAGTAAATGTGCGTTAGGATTTCACTTATTTGTGCATTAAGACTCACACTTAGGCGGATAAGCGCGTTGTAAAATAGCACCGCAGGAATTGCCGCAATAAGCCCAAATGCTGTGGCAAAGAGTGCTTCGGCGATGCCGGGCGCAACAACGGCTAGAGAGGTATTATCACTTTTTGCAATGCCAATAAATGAATCCATTATCCCCCACACCGTGCCAAAAAGCCCAATAAAAGGCGCACTAGAGCCAATGCTAGCAAGAATAGCAATCCATTTTTTGGCATTTGCTAGCAGTATGCTGGCACGATGTTCTAAGCGATACTTAATGCGAGATTTGAGATTATTATCATTAAGGCTGCTTTGGCGTATTTCTTGGAGGGATTCATCATATAAAATCTTTGCAAAATGCGTCTTTTGCAGGCTTTGCTCTTGTGCTTGCCCATTAAATTGTTTAAGTATATGCAAATCATTTTTGCAATATGAAAATATCATCTTAAATTCCACGCATTTTGCTGCAAACACAGCCCAAGTCAGCACAGAAAACGCTATAAGCACGCATATAACGGATTTCACGATAGAATCTGCATTTTTGTATAGCCCTAAAATTGATAAATCATTTTGATTTGCACTATTTTCTATGGCGCTAGATTCTGTAATGGGCAAAGATTTTGTAACACTATCTTGCGCGCTATCTTGTGGTGTATTAGCATAGGCAAATACGCACAAAAACAAAGCAAATAACATTCTCACTTTTTCTCCTTAAATGATGTTGATTGATGTAAATAAACCTCCCAAAGTCTGCTGAAACCTTAAAATCTAAACATTACGCTTGCTACATATGTGCGCCCTCGTGCATAATTATTCATAACGCCAGCGCCACGCCCTTGATATAGCGTTGCATTAAAGGCATAAAGGGGGTCTACATAGCGTTTATCCATAAGATTTTGCACTTCTAGCTTTATATCAAAATATTTTGTTGGGCTAAAAGTGGTGTAAATATCCCATAAAAGCGGCATTCTAGGCAGGTATTCACTATTAAGTTGATACATTTCTTGCCCATCTTGGGTGGTATCACCAGTTGGCGGAATACCCCATAAAATATTATTAAATCCTGTGCGCTTCGCTCTGCCTGTGTATTTTATAAGTGTGCCTATCGCCAGTTTGGCATTAAAAAAGCGCGCACCAGCATCAAGCGTGCCATAATCTTGTGGTAGCTCTGAAAAAGGTGTTTGCCCTGTAGATAAAGAGCCTCCGGGTCCAGAGCTGTGAGCATTTGCCTCTGTGGCGGAGCGCATTCTATCTGTATCTTGGTGTGTATAATTAAGCCGCACAAAGAAAATACGCGCATCATAGGAAGCTTCAAGCTCCACACCCTTAAATGTTGCCTTGCCATTAAGTGGCAACAATATCCACGAATCTGAGCTTTGCGCGTATTTAATATAATTATCATATATGTAATTATCTATTTGGCTGTGATAGTATGTGAGTTTAAAACCAAAGGTATCATTAGGTGTAAAAAGTGCGCGTTTAAAGCTATTAAAGCCAATTTGATAGGTGGTTGCAGATTCTGGCTTGAGATTTGTATTGATGTTTTGATAAAGTGATGGCCAGCTTGGGTCACTATCTGCGTAAGTTGCTGAATAAAACATTTCCTGCGGGGTTGGGATTCTATGTGTGCGCGATAGGCTAACAAAGGGGCTAAAAAGCTCATCTAATGATAGACTAAGCATACTTGATATATTAAATGCATTGCCTTTTTTGCTAAAAAATCCCGCCTCTTTTGGCGAGCAGTAGGCATTAGCCTCCTCACAAGGAGCTTTTCTGTCTGTGCTAATTTCATAAGAGAGGTAATTTGCATTCACATTAATCCCTACAATTCCATAATTTAGCTCATTATCAAGATAAATGGTTGTAAGTTTTTGCCTACCCTCTGGAGAGAATCCAAAGCGGAAGTAATAATCCATATCAATGGGTCCATTTGGCGTCTCTGGTGGATAAATAATGTCCCCAAACTCATCGCGCACAAACTCATCAAAATATCTTGTGTAATTATTGTTTAAAAAATTCACCCCCAAAGTGCTGCTAAAATTTGTTTTTGGTGAAAATGTTAAAAATATCGTATTATGCACATCAAGGTTGAGTGCAGTATTTTTAGTCCTGCCATTGAGTTTCCCAATAGGGAAGCTCATCACGCGTGCATTTTTCCCATAAATTTGCTCATTATTAGTGCGCGCCGCTAAAATATTAAAATCAATAAAGGGCAAATTGGGCTTAAAGCGGTAGCTGATTTGGCTTGTTTGGGATTGTGTGTTACGCCCAGCGAGCGTATTATCATAGGTGCGATATTGAGCCAAAATAGAGTGCGCACCATTTTCAAATTCTAGTTTGAGGAGCTGATTTTTAGGCTTTTGTGTGAGATTTATGGGGTCAAAGGCGGCATTACTGCTTTGGCTAATGGTATTGTGCGAGCCACCAATTTTATAATCTTGTGAAGTTTTGCGCCCACTATATGCCGCAAGCAAGCCAATATAGCCCTTTTCAAGCTTAACTTTTGTAGACACCGCACCCATGTAGCTATATCCTAGCGCATTTGAGCCATACGAGCCGCGTGCTAGCACACCATAAGATTCTCCCTCCATAACGACATCATTTACGCCAATGGTGCGTAAATTCGCGCTTCCCATAAGTGCATTGCCATTGCCACCGCTAAATGTGCCGCGCTGCATATCTATACCTACAAGCAAATTTTGGTCAATAGTTGCGCCAAAACCTGAAGTTGCTTGAATGCGCCCGCCCGCATTATCAGCACACCAATCGCCAAGAGGGTGACACCACGAGCCTTGCGTCTCGCTTGTGCCATAAAAGGTTTGTGGCACGCCATCTACCATGGTATTTACCCGCCCAAAGCCGCTCATTCCACGAATATTAACCGAAATAGTGCCTTGCGATGGGTCTGCTTGCGTGTAGCCGCCCGGAATACTGCGTATGATATTATCAATATTTTGTGTCGAGCCACTTATACCCTCGCGAGTGCTTACCGCACCGGGCGTGGTAAAGGGCTTTTGCTCATTTTTGATTTGCTGCCCAGAAATATCAATGCTGCCAAAGCTTAATTCATCATCATTATTATTTTGTGCATTTTGTGTGGAGGTGGATTCTGTGCTAGATTCTGTATTTTTAGAATCTAGTGCATTTATAGAATCTGCGCTATTTACTTGCGTTTGCGGGGGGGGGGGTGCTAGTTGTAGAATCCTGCGTGTCTTGTGCAGCGTAATGCTGTGGCGTGAAATCCTGCGCGATAGAATCTACACAAAGCGCGCTACTAGCTAGCAAGAGCAAGGACAAATTGAGGAGCAAATTTCTAGCAGATATAAAATCCATTTTCATTATTTACCTTTTGTTGAAAAATATTGTTATTTTATAGCCGCTATAAACTTAATATATCATAAAAATCACTCTTATTTTATCATACAAAAAAATTATGCAAAAAAGTTTTACTTTTTATTATCTTTTATGCTATAAGCTAAAAATTTTATATTTTAATCGTAAGGAGTGTATTATGAAAAAAGTTGGTTTGTTCTATGGTAGCGATGGCGGCACAACGCAGGAGATTTCGCAGAGGATTGCGGATAAAATAGGGGATTGCCAAGTGTTTGATGTCGCCTCTTGCAAAGTGGAGGATTTAGCGGGGTTTGAAAATCTTATCCTTGCCACGCCTACTTATGGTGCTGGTGATTTGCAAGATGATTGGGATACATTTTTATCAAAAGCTGGTGAGGGTGCGTTCGCGGGGAAAACTATCGCTCTTGTGGGCTTAGGCGACCAAGACATTTATGCTGATACTTTTTGTAACGGCATAGGGCATATTTATGAAGTGGCTTCAAAGCAAGGCAAAATCATAGGACAGACTTCAACAGATGGCTACACTTTCGATGACAGCACGGCTGTGGTAGATGGCAAGTTTGTGGGGCTTGTGATTGATGAGGTAAATCAAGAAGATTTGAGCAATGATAGAATTAATGCATGGGTGGATACGATAAAGGGCGCATTCGCGTAAGTCTCCAACTTGCAAGAGCATTGCTTAGAATCTGGCGCTAGATTCTATAAATCTGCGCTGTTGCTTTGTCTCAAAGAAACTTCGTTTTGTTAGCGCAAGAGCCGCGCGCATCTTACACAAATGAGCAAAGCCCATTTGTGCGCCTAAAGTATAAAGTTATAGCTGCTTTAAGCATCTATCAACTTATTTTTTGAGGCTAGATTCTATAATTACAGAATCTAGCGCTTTATTAATTGCCAAAATAGCGCCAAAATCCGCAGCTAAAATCCACAAATATGTAAAATTCCACCATTTTGCACCAGTATCATATACGCTATCGTCCCGCACACAATGCTTAAGACTGCGATTTTAAACGCGATATGCACAAGGCTCACCACCATAAACGCAATAAGCTCATTAAGCCCATAAGGTGAATGCGCTATATCCGTGTCTTTAAAGCAATACACAATGAGCATAGCCATAATCGCACTAGGCAGGACTTTGCCCAAAAAGAGTATAGATTTTGGCGTGCTTTTAGCAAAGATAATAAAAGGCAAAAAGCGGCTTAGAAGTGTGTTTAAGCCAATCACAAGGATAAGCAGCGCGGAGTGGAGTTCAGGACTCAAGGGCTTTCTCCATAGGTTTTCTGCATAGCATAAGTGAAAGGCAAATCCCTATAAGTGAGGGGATTAAGAAATGCTGCGCACCAAAGATATAGAGGCAAATAAGGCTCACACCAATGCCGATAAGCGCACTTTTGCGCATGGATTTCTTACGCCATTGCTCAATGAAAATTACAATAAAAATAGCTCCCATCATAAAATCAAGCCCTTGTGGATTAAAATCCACGCTACTACCCACCAGCGCGCCAAGCACACAGCCCACTATCCAATAGATTTGATTGAGAAATGAGATGAAAAATTCAAAATATGATTTATTTATGCCTTGCTTTGGGGTTTTGAGATTAAGCAGAGCTAGCGTTTCATCAGTAAGCGAATAAATCATATAATAGCGCAGTTTGCCCATTTGCTTAAAATGCTCTAGCATGCTAATGGAGTAAAAAATCTGCCGCGCATTAATCATAGAGACAATCACAAAGCTTTCCCATAGCCCAACGCCCCCTGCTATAAGCCCTACACTAATAAACTGCGTAGCCCCACCATAAATAATAATGGACATCATAAGCGCCCATAGCGCGCCATAGCCGGCTTCTTTTTGCAGTAAAATGCCAAATGCCATACCCATAAAAATATAGCCAAGCATAATAGGGATAGTGTGCGGAAAGGCGTCTTTGAGTGCGGGGAGGAGGTGTGAGCGCATTACATTTTTGTCTTTGCTTTTATGCCAAGTAGCGCTAGCCCAAGGGTTAGGCTGTGGCTTACCACCATAAGCACATAAAGCAGGCTCTTTTCATGTGGGGATTGCAAAATCTTATGGGCATTATAAAAGCTATGCAAGCAAGCGGCTAGGTGTTTTAGGTAATCACAAATTTTTTGCATCTCCCTATCGCGGAATGCAGATTCTATAATATGCTCCACACATAGCGCCTCAAAGAGTAGGGCTTTGGCTTCAAGTGGTAGCTCAAGGGGGATTGTAGAGTGCTGCATATCTTGCATATTTACGCCCGCTTTATCAAAAATAGTGTGGATTCTAGCATTGGCATAATTAATATAATAAATAGGATTACTCACATCTTGCTTTTTTAGCTCATTCACATCAAATTCAAGGTGTGTATCCGCCTTTTTGGAGAGGAAAATAAAGCGCACAGCGTCCGCGCCAATATCATCTACAACATCTTTCATAAGGATAAAATTCCCTGTGCGCTTGCCCATTTTGTAGGGCTGCCCACCTCGAAGGAGGCTCACCATTTGCGAAAGCAGGATTTCAAGTTTTGTCTCATCATAGCCTAGAAAGTGTATAGCCGCCCTCACACGCTGCATATATCCATGATGGTCTGCACCCCAAATATTAATGTAGTGATTAAAGTGGCGCTTAAATTTATAGGCGTGATAAATAATATCGCCTGCCAAATATGTTGGCTCGCCGCTTTCGCGCACAATCACTCTGTCTTTTTCATCGCCATAGCGCGATGAGGCAAGCCATATTTTATTATCCTTTTCATAAACGCTCTTGCTAGATTCTAAAGCATTTAGCGTATCCTGCCAATGCTCATACATCGCCTTTTCACTCACAAAATTATCAAACTCAATGCCCACTTGCGCGAGATTATCTTTAATCTCTTGCAGCATAGCATTTTTGCCAAATTCAGCAAGCTTAGAGATAGAATCTGTATGCTTAAAAATATCTTTGCCAAAGTGTTTTTCGCACATAAGCGCAATGTCTATAATGTATTCGCCTCTGTAGCAGTCTTTGGGGTAGCTCACCGCTTGCTTTAAAATATGCTCCTGCCCACTTAAGAAAATAGATAAGCCAAGATTATTAATCTGCGCGCCCGCGTCATTAATGTAGTATTCTCTGCAAATCTTATAGCCTAGAAATTCCCCCACACGCGCTAATACATCGCCATACACCGCACCTCTTGTATGTCCTATGTGCAGAGGACCTGTGGGATTAGCGCTCACAAATTCAATGAGTATGCTTTCATCTTTTTGCGCATTTTTGTGTTTTTTTATGAGATTATGCGACATTTCTTGCAAAAATGGCGCTGCGAGCGTGAAATTGACAAAGCCATTTAGCGCCTCGACCTTATCAAACTCGCTGTATTGAGCCAAATTGGTGGCAATCTCTTGGGCTATGGCGTGGGGATTAGCCCTTTTAATCTTTGCAAGGCTAAAGGCAAGTGGTGTGGCGATATGCCCTAAATCCTTGTTTTTGGGCTTCTCAAGCACGATGCTTGAAAAATCCACACTATAAAGGCGCGCAAGGAGGGATTTGATATGAGAATACATTAATCTTGCTTTGTAGAATCTGCTTGTGGCTTTGCCTGCTCCGCGTGCGTTTGTTTGATTTGCGATGAGGCTTCAGGCTCTTTTTTTGCCTCTTCCTCATCATCTTCTTTGACCGCTTTTTTGAAATTTTTAATCCCGCTGCCTAAGCCCTTTGCAAGCTCTGGAATTTTTTTCCCACCAAAGAGGAGTAAAACCACCACAAGCACAATCACCCAATGCCAAACACTAAACGCTCCCATACATACTCCTTAATATTAAAACTTACAGGATTATAATCCTCTTTTGTTTAAAACTTACTAACTTCTTGCGACTGCTCTTTGCGCGCTAGTCTTGCCATTTTTGGATAATAGGCGCAAAGCGCTCAAACTGCTGATGCTTTAAAGAGCGCGTAATAGCGATAAGCGCGTCCTTTGAAGCATTAATATCATCATTAATAATCACATAATCAAAATTCCCAATATGCTGCATTTCATTATGTGCTTGAATGAGGCGAAACTCGATAGTTTGCGCATCATCAGTTTGTCTATCACTCAAGCGCTGGCGCAAAATATCTTTATTTTTGGTTGTGATAAACACAGATTTTGCAAAATCGCCAAAATACTCCTTAATGCTCTTATGCCCCTGCACATCGACATCAAAAAGCACGATTTTATCATCTGCTAGCGCTTGTTTGACAGGCTTTAAAGAAGTGCCATAATAATTAGTATGCACCTCTGCCCATTCAAGAAAAACATTATCCTTTATATCCTGCAAAAACTGC
The sequence above is drawn from the Helicobacter jaachi genome and encodes:
- a CDS encoding MotA/TolQ/ExbB proton channel family protein yields the protein MLFALFLCVFAYANTPQDSAQDSVTKSLPITESSAIENSANQNDLSILGLYKNADSIVKSVICVLIAFSVLTWAVFAAKCVEFKMIFSYCKNDLHILKQFNGQAQEQSLQKTHFAKILYDESLQEIRQSSLNDNNLKSRIKYRLEHRASILLANAKKWIAILASIGSSAPFIGLFGTVWGIMDSFIGIAKSDNTSLAVVAPGIAEALFATAFGLIAAIPAVLFYNALIRLSVSLNAQISEILTHIYCIAERSIYTMQANTQKN
- a CDS encoding toxin-antitoxin system YwqK family antitoxin encodes the protein MYKIYMLCLALALIGCVEQAPSPKASSNRESTPPKPHKELTADSIRTESARAQKSLPQKPQPKPQNTKATPKPAPEPKNSSQQNIAQSDTQVASTQAPEKMGGEISGEINEEVKEEISTQEESKEAIEEAEAGETTQEEVQENGQTYRAAITYKAGTKIKHGSEILYYLNGSIAQKAFYVDGKREGLYQMFSQQGVLIYEAHYKNGQLDGLCRLFDVASGRLKSEMHFVNGLQEGDMNMYYPSGKLWHSLQYKQGKKEGAAREFDEQGKLVREIFYKDDVEVKR
- the murA gene encoding UDP-N-acetylglucosamine 1-carboxyvinyltransferase, which encodes MDYLQISKSPNLKGSIAISGAKNSALPILAATLLSQNPVSISNLPDVADVKTLAKLLEHLGVNITWHNPNSLTAQAEHIVHTKAIYDIVRKMRASVLVLGPLLTRFGYCEVSLPGGCAIGARPVDLHIKAMEKMGAKIDIKGGYITAEAKHGLKGADILFDKITVTGSENVIMAAALAHGKTRIINTAKEPEVVQLCEILSQSGVEIEGIGGNELVIYGTGGELLDFAPITVIPDRIEAGTYLCAGAITQSKLTLTHVQPQHLGAIMDKLEEIGFSFEKDEHSLTLLPAQKLKSFEIITTEYPGFPTDVQAQFMALATQCEGTSVIEERLFENRFMHVSELQRLGADISLKGNHASITGVTQLIGADVMATDLRASSALIIAALVSEGTTNIHRIYHLDRGYERIEHKLRAIGVNIQRLKS
- a CDS encoding biopolymer transporter ExbD, which translates into the protein MLANEEQKELSEINVTPFIDVMLVLLIIFMVVAPMITSSVKLELPKSTAAQDSEKKPIILFINLEEISVNEEKVSLQSLGALIDSKTKGDKQSIIYFYVDKAVPYERLVAIIDAVKVAGFHKIALSQEVAK
- a CDS encoding energy transducer TonB — protein: MKWAFGFGFSIMLHGVFVAWILYKKPAQDIDTGGMSGEIAQSFASVMTFTTLPIGELKKQTTESAVSAVSASKSIKTPQALAKESLTQSNIALRADKKINIKQEQKSQVKPTNAQVAQDVDSKTQDTSLSAPKASTQDKVTSPVSGDSQNIIETYQGLLAAHISKYKQYPNASILANEEGTSVVAIRIDENGNVLFVALRKSSGYGALDSESVALFKRASPLPKPPNDLLNGKSVLSFTLPVYFVINKSANKGL
- the galU gene encoding UTP--glucose-1-phosphate uridylyltransferase GalU, which gives rise to MIHKCLFPAAGYGTRFLPATKAMPKEMLPILTKPLIQYGVEEALESGCYDIGIVTGRGKRSIEDHFDINYELEHQISGTDKEKLLESIRRLTSSCTFSYTRQNEMRGLGHAILTGETLIGQEAFAVVLADDLCANPKGKGVLAQMVELYKKYRCSIVAIEEVDKNEVDKYGIIQGEEIESSVYRVSDMIEKPSKNSAPSNLAIIGRYILTPDIFDILRVTKPGKKGEIQITDALLEQAKQGRVLAYKFAGKRYDCGSIDGYVKATLEFYEQLKH
- a CDS encoding TonB-dependent receptor domain-containing protein, with the translated sequence MDISGQQIKNEQKPFTTPGAVSTREGISGSTQNIDNIIRSIPGGYTQADPSQGTISVNIRGMSGFGRVNTMVDGVPQTFYGTSETQGSWCHPLGDWCADNAGGRIQATSGFGATIDQNLLVGIDMQRGTFSGGNGNALMGSANLRTIGVNDVVMEGESYGVLARGSYGSNALGYSYMGAVSTKVKLEKGYIGLLAAYSGRKTSQDYKIGGSHNTISQSSNAAFDPINLTQKPKNQLLKLEFENGAHSILAQYRTYDNTLAGRNTQSQTSQISYRFKPNLPFIDFNILAARTNNEQIYGKNARVMSFPIGKLNGRTKNTALNLDVHNTIFLTFSPKTNFSSTLGVNFLNNNYTRYFDEFVRDEFGDIIYPPETPNGPIDMDYYFRFGFSPEGRQKLTTIYLDNELNYGIVGINVNANYLSYEISTDRKAPCEEANAYCSPKEAGFFSKKGNAFNISSMLSLSLDELFSPFVSLSRTHRIPTPQEMFYSATYADSDPSWPSLYQNINTNLKPESATTYQIGFNSFKRALFTPNDTFGFKLTYYHSQIDNYIYDNYIKYAQSSDSWILLPLNGKATFKGVELEASYDARIFFVRLNYTHQDTDRMRSATEANAHSSGPGGSLSTGQTPFSELPQDYGTLDAGARFFNAKLAIGTLIKYTGRAKRTGFNNILWGIPPTGDTTQDGQEMYQLNSEYLPRMPLLWDIYTTFSPTKYFDIKLEVQNLMDKRYVDPLYAFNATLYQGRGAGVMNNYARGRTYVASVMFRF
- a CDS encoding toxin-antitoxin system YwqK family antitoxin, coding for MKYFYIFLLCVGVFGADKTQAKSMEYDLRISYTGDKKAPITIKTHYCKGTTMKCGTQTKTTSAGIVIFKARYVDDKYDGAVKSYYPNGKIREERTYNVGKEEGKRVLYYPNGTIQAQQDYKLNKREGVGKKFYENGALKMQVNYKDDMRDGVQQEFSKQNILMYETFYKAGRKQWLKHYDAQGKVIKEQNCRYEACY